From the genome of Corallococcus macrosporus DSM 14697:
CTTCATCTTCGGCGCGATTACGGCGGTGGCGGGCCTCTTGGGGACGGTGGCGGGCGGCTGGCTCGGTGACAAGCTGGACCGCAAGCGCGAGGGCGGCGGACTGTGGATGTCCGGCGTCGGCCTGCTGCTGGCGGCCCCCTGCATGTACCTGGCGGTGAACCTGGAGGCGGTGGGCCCCACCTTCGCCGCCATCGCGCTGGCGCAGTTCCTCATCTTCCTCAACAGCGGCCCCATCAACGCGGCCATCGTCAACTGCGTGCCGCCCGCGTTCCGCGCCTTCGCCATGGGACTGAATGTGCTGTGCATCCACCTGCTGGGTGACGCGATTTCGCCCACGCTCATCGGCAACATCGCGGACGCGTCCAGCCTGCACACCGCCATCGCCATCAACGCGTTGCCCGTGCTCCTCGGCGGCTTCGCGCTGCTGCTGGGCGCCCGGCTGTTCCGTGAAGCGGTGCCCCGCGCGCGTTAGTCAGGACCGCGCCGCGGCGTCCAGCCTCGGCCGGTACTCCTCGGCCAGGCGCTCCATCTCCAAGGCCAGCCGCTCGCCCTCCGCGAGCAGCAGGGCCTTGAGGCTCGCGCGGTTGCCCAGCGTGAAGAACACGCGGATGTCCCGCTGGAGCGCCTCCCACCGCTCGGAGAAGTAGAGGGTGAACAGCGCCAGCGGCGGCACGGCGAGGAAGACGGCCACCGCCAGCGGCGCGCTCCCCCACACCGCCGCGGCGGCCGTCAACGCGCCCCACCACCCCAGCGCCACCACGAAGGCGGTGAGGAACTTCACCGTGGCCTGCACGTCCAGCTCGGCGCGGCGGCTGGCGAGCCGCGGCACCTGGTAGGGCAGCCAGAACAGGCCCAGGCCCAGCGCGAAGAGCGGCAGGCCCAGCACCAGCGCCAGCAGGTTCTTCACCACGAAGGGCACCACGTTCCCCGGCCGGTAGACGACAGCCAGGTCCTCCGGGCCCGCCGCCTGCACCAGCGCCATGCGGTGCCGGAAGGCGGCGAGCTGCCCGCGCAGGGACTCGAAGCGCTCCGGCTCCTGGGCGCGGAACATCTGCACGCCGCGCGCCCACAAGCGCAGCCGCTCCGCGTCCAGCGCCCCGCCCTGCTTGAAGGCGAAGAGCTGCTCGGCGAGCTGCGCCAGCGGCAGGTCCGCCCACTGCTCCAGGTTGAGCGTCACCGCGCGCAGCCCGCTGGCGATGCGCTCGGTGAGGGCCCGGACGGCCTCCGGCTCCGACGCGGCGTCCGCGGGCAGGAAGTCCGGCACGTCGATGGCCGGCCCCACGTCGATGAGCACCTCGCTGCGGAACACGTTCTTCTCCGCGTAGGTGAGGCCCACCGGGACGATGCGCACCGGCGCCCCCGCCTTCGCCGCGCTCAGCGCGATGCGCGCCGCGCCCGTCTTCAGCTCGGCGAGCCCGGGCTCGGAGTGACTCTTGCCCTCGGGGAAGATGGTGATGGCGCGCCCCCGCACCAGCGCGCCCTTGGCGGCCTCCAGCGTGCCTTCGTTGCCGCCCATCTTCGCCGGGTCATCCTGCTTCCGGTACACGGGCAGCGCGTCCAGCCCCTTCAGCAGCCAGCCGATGACGGGCATCCGGAACAGCGGCGCCTTCGCCAGGAAGGTCACCTTGCGCCGCGTGAGGATGAACACCAGCGCCGGGTCGATGAGGCCGTTGGGATGATTGCCCACGAAGAGCACCGGGCCGTCCGGCTCCAGTGGCGGGGCATTCACCCGCACCCGGTAGAAGAGCCGGAGACACAACGCCACCACCGCACGCACGCACGCGTAGAACACGGCGGAGACTGTACTCCACGTCTCAGGGGTACCGGTCCACCACCTGGATGACGCCCGTGTTGTCCTGCACCACGGAGAAGCCCTTCATCGGGCTCGGGTAGGCAATCAACCCCTCGCCGTCCTTGTCCCAGCGCGAGTCCAGGAGGATGCCGCAGAAGGGCACCGACATCGCCCCGGACTCCGGGAGGAAGATGCGGTCATACCGGCCGAAGACGCGGTGCTTCGTCACATAGAGACGCCCGCCGATGCGCGCGCCGGGGAGCTGCGCCTCCCCCGCGTCACGCGGCAGGGCAATCACGAAGCTGTAGTTGTAGCGCGCCGGGCCCGGGTGGTCCTGGATGGCGTCCACGATGACGGGGACCTTGTCCCCGGGCTTGAGGCCCAGGCGCTCCATCTGAATCAAGGCGCCCCGCGGGCACGCGCCGTCCGGGGGCATCCACTTCGGCCGCGCCGGCCCCTGCGCGGACGCGGAGGCGCCCCGGCAGCCGGCCAGCGCGCCCAGGAGCCCCACGCCCACCACCGTCCACCACAGCCCGCGCACGCGCACCGCCGCCTCCCTCAGAACGTCCCGATGCTGAAGTGGAACTGCGTGGTGGCCTCGTTCACCGACTCGTCCGGGTCCAGGTTGAAGCCCACGTCGAAGGCCAGCGGGCCCACGGGCGTCACGTAGCGCAGGCCCGCGCCCGCCGCGTAGCGCAGCCGGCCCGGGTCGAACTGCGTCCGGTCCAGCCACAGGTTGCCCGCCTCGAAGAAGAGCCCCAGGTCCACGGAGGACAGGGCCGGCAGGCGCAGCTCCGCCTTGCCCAGCGTGAAGAGCTCGCCGCCCTGGCTCGCCGGAATCTGCCCCGCGAGCACGGCCTTCAAGTCGGCGGAGCACCCCGACGGCGAAATCAGGGCCCGGCAGTCGCGCAGCCGCTGCTGCAACGCGCCGCGGACGTCCTCCGGCAGCACGCCGTCCTCGCGGAAGCCGCGCAGGCTCGACGAGCCGCCCAGGTAGAACAGCTTCGAGCCAATGGCCTGGGCCTGCGCCTCCAAGGGAATGATGGTGCCCGCGCGCGCGGACAGCGCCACGCTGGCCCGCCGGCCCAGGGGGATGTAGCCGCTGAGGCTGCCCGACAGCTTCACCCCGTCGATGGGGTAGGCCTCCACGCGGTTGCCCGCCACATCCGTGGGGCGCACGCTCAGGCCCCGGGTGAACTCCGCGCTGGAGACGAACACCACGCCCCGCCGCGGGTTGGCCGGGTCATCCCGGAAGTCCAACGTGGCCGAGGGCCGCAGCGAGTGCAGCGCGAAGTCTCCGAACGGGTAGCGCAGCCGCTCCCGGTCGGCGCGGTTGAGCAACTCCAGCACGCCCGCGCGCGAGCGCAGCCGGTTGTTCTCCACTTCATAGGACAGCGACAGGTTGAGCCACGTCGCCGCCGCCCAGTCCATGGCGGCCGCCGCCGCGAACCGCGAGGACACGTAGGAAGGCCGGTGCACGCGCTCGCCAATGAGGTCCAGGCGGGCCCCGACCTGCAGCGGCAGCAGGAAGAACAGGCGCGGCTGCGCCAGGGCGAGGTTGCCACGTCCTCCCAGGCCATTGAGCCCCTGGAGCTCCACGTCACACCCCGGCGAGGGGCCGCCCCCCGGCACCGTCTGCTGGCAGGCGATGCGCCTGTCGCGCGAGAGCGCCTCCGCGCTCCAGCCCGCGTAGTTGATCTTCCCGCGCGCCAGCAGGCTGAGCCCCATGCCATCCAGGTTGCGGTACGCCGTGTCCAGCGTGATGCGGGGACCGTCCACCAGGAAGTAGCCGCCGGACACCTGGCCGTCCAACCGGGGACGCTCCTGCACCGTCACCAGCACGTCCTTGGTGTCCTCACGCCGGGTGGGGTCCGCCAGCGCCACGTCCACCTGGCGGAACACCCCCAGGCGCGCCAGCCGGCGCTGGCCCTCCGTCAGCTCATCCAGCGCGACGGGCCTGCCCTCCTCCACGTCGAGGTTGGCCAGCACCAGGTCCGGGTCCGTGCGCGTCAGGCCCTGCACCAGGATCCTCCCGACCTTCACCTGCGGCCCCGCGTCCGCGCGGAAGATGACAGTCGCCCGCGTCCCGTCCTCGCCCACC
Proteins encoded in this window:
- a CDS encoding POTRA domain-containing protein, whose protein sequence is MVALVLCALVPVPARAQPGDARGFGAEVSAVELHLPGGADAQGLSDLVAVRKGQTLTPGAVRRSVERLWATGRFTDVVARTAPVRGGVRLIFQLTPVARLARLRFEGNAVLSDGELLEASGLLEGGPLDEEELQGAVASILQAYQRKGYDSTRVSVTQEPVTDGVAVVLSVDEGLPTRVRQVTFSGSPGLPLPRLLEVLALRPGQVFDRARLSSSLEALRALLRGEGYWRAQVGAPAVLVEGSFASVAVPLSAGPRYVLRFHGNRHFPQAVLERVLAHDVSEPMDEVVAGRLARRVEAFYRYRGFHDVRVRPREVLRPDSEVVALVFDVEEGHPLRVSDVRFHGNTGLPAEALRAMLTERVLAGTSRPELDLRMLDDPLDTEGRHGPSVPGAEPPPPASTVYVEDAWLEAVEAMNEAYREQGFLSAAVSFRGLTVDVVGRSAVAEFDVQEGPQARLVKVDFEGVPPSLASWALGRRVREGEPLSFDAVESSRQSLEQELGRQGYLFARVTTETAVGEDGTRATVIFRADAGPQVKVGRILVQGLTRTDPDLVLANLDVEEGRPVALDELTEGQRRLARLGVFRQVDVALADPTRREDTKDVLVTVQERPRLDGQVSGGYFLVDGPRITLDTAYRNLDGMGLSLLARGKINYAGWSAEALSRDRRIACQQTVPGGGPSPGCDVELQGLNGLGGRGNLALAQPRLFFLLPLQVGARLDLIGERVHRPSYVSSRFAAAAAMDWAAATWLNLSLSYEVENNRLRSRAGVLELLNRADRERLRYPFGDFALHSLRPSATLDFRDDPANPRRGVVFVSSAEFTRGLSVRPTDVAGNRVEAYPIDGVKLSGSLSGYIPLGRRASVALSARAGTIIPLEAQAQAIGSKLFYLGGSSSLRGFREDGVLPEDVRGALQQRLRDCRALISPSGCSADLKAVLAGQIPASQGGELFTLGKAELRLPALSSVDLGLFFEAGNLWLDRTQFDPGRLRYAAGAGLRYVTPVGPLAFDVGFNLDPDESVNEATTQFHFSIGTF
- a CDS encoding lysophospholipid acyltransferase family protein; protein product: MFYACVRAVVALCLRLFYRVRVNAPPLEPDGPVLFVGNHPNGLIDPALVFILTRRKVTFLAKAPLFRMPVIGWLLKGLDALPVYRKQDDPAKMGGNEGTLEAAKGALVRGRAITIFPEGKSHSEPGLAELKTGAARIALSAAKAGAPVRIVPVGLTYAEKNVFRSEVLIDVGPAIDVPDFLPADAASEPEAVRALTERIASGLRAVTLNLEQWADLPLAQLAEQLFAFKQGGALDAERLRLWARGVQMFRAQEPERFESLRGQLAAFRHRMALVQAAGPEDLAVVYRPGNVVPFVVKNLLALVLGLPLFALGLGLFWLPYQVPRLASRRAELDVQATVKFLTAFVVALGWWGALTAAAAVWGSAPLAVAVFLAVPPLALFTLYFSERWEALQRDIRVFFTLGNRASLKALLLAEGERLALEMERLAEEYRPRLDAAARS